The following proteins come from a genomic window of Citrobacter europaeus:
- the sufS gene encoding cysteine desulfurase SufS, with product MTFPIEKVRADFPVLAREVNGLPLAYLDSAASAQKPNQVIDAEAEFYRHGYAAVHRGIHTLSAQATEKMENVRKLASLFINARSAEELVFVRGTTEGINLVANSWGSSNVRAGDNIIISEMEHHANIVPWQMLCTRVGAELRVIPLNTDGTLQLETLPTLFDDRTQLLAITHVSNVLGTENPLGEMIELAHQYGAKVLVDGAQAVMHHQVDVQALDCDFYVFSGHKLYGPTGIGVLYARESLLQEMPPWEGGGSMIATVSLSQGTTWAKAPWRFEAGTPNTGGIIGLGAAIEYVSALGLIEISEYEQFMMRYALEQLAEVPDLTLYGPDNRLGVIAFNLGKHHAYDVGSFLDNYGIAVRTGHHCAMPLMAYYNVPAMCRASIAMYNTHEEVDRLVTGLKRIHHLLG from the coding sequence ATGACATTTCCCATTGAAAAAGTGCGGGCCGATTTTCCGGTCCTGGCGCGTGAAGTGAACGGTTTACCGCTAGCCTATCTGGACAGCGCCGCCAGCGCGCAAAAGCCTAATCAGGTGATTGATGCCGAAGCCGAATTTTACCGTCATGGCTATGCAGCGGTCCACCGCGGGATCCATACGCTGAGCGCGCAGGCCACAGAAAAAATGGAGAATGTACGCAAGCTCGCCTCGCTGTTTATTAACGCCCGTTCAGCTGAAGAGCTGGTGTTCGTGCGTGGTACCACGGAAGGTATCAACCTGGTGGCGAACAGTTGGGGCAGCAGCAATGTGCGGGCGGGCGATAACATTATCATCAGCGAAATGGAGCATCACGCCAATATTGTACCCTGGCAGATGCTGTGTACCCGCGTAGGCGCAGAACTGCGCGTCATTCCACTCAATACAGACGGTACGTTGCAGCTGGAAACGCTACCGACGCTGTTTGACGATCGCACGCAACTGCTGGCGATTACCCACGTATCTAACGTGCTGGGCACGGAAAACCCGTTGGGTGAGATGATTGAGCTGGCGCATCAATACGGCGCAAAAGTGCTGGTGGATGGCGCACAGGCGGTTATGCATCATCAGGTGGATGTGCAGGCGCTGGATTGCGACTTCTATGTTTTCTCCGGGCACAAGCTTTACGGGCCAACCGGTATTGGCGTTCTGTATGCCAGAGAGTCGCTGCTGCAGGAAATGCCACCCTGGGAAGGCGGTGGTTCGATGATTGCGACAGTAAGCCTGAGCCAGGGGACGACGTGGGCCAAAGCCCCCTGGCGGTTTGAAGCCGGAACGCCAAACACCGGGGGCATTATCGGGCTTGGCGCGGCGATTGAGTACGTTTCAGCGCTGGGGCTTATTGAAATCAGCGAATATGAACAGTTCATGATGCGCTATGCGCTGGAACAACTGGCGGAAGTGCCGGATTTGACGCTTTACGGTCCGGATAACCGCCTGGGGGTGATTGCATTTAACCTCGGCAAACATCACGCCTATGACGTCGGGAGTTTTCTCGATAACTATGGGATCGCCGTGCGGACGGGACATCACTGTGCTATGCCGCTAATGGCCTACTACAACGTTCCCGCTATGTGTCGTGCGTCGATCGCCATGTACAACACCCACGAAGAAGTGGATCGCCTGGTAACGGGTCTCAAGCGTATTCATCACTTACTGGGATAA
- the sufC gene encoding Fe-S cluster assembly ATPase SufC, giving the protein MLSIKDLQVSVEDKTILRGLSLEIRPGEVHAIMGPNGSGKSTLSATLAGRDDYEVTGGTVEFNGKDLLELSPEDRAGEGIFMAFQYPVEIPGVSNQFFLQTALNAVRSYRGEESLDRFDFQDLMEEKIALLKMPEDLLTRSVNVGFSGGEKKRNDILQMAVLEPQLCILDESDSGLDIDALKIVADGVNSLRDGQRSFIIVTHYQRILDYIKPDYVHVLYQGRIVKSGDFSLVKQLEEQGYGWLSEQQ; this is encoded by the coding sequence ATGCTAAGCATCAAAGATTTACAGGTCAGTGTGGAAGATAAGACGATCCTGCGTGGTCTCAGCCTTGAGATTCGCCCCGGAGAAGTCCACGCCATTATGGGACCGAACGGTTCCGGGAAAAGTACGCTTTCCGCCACGCTGGCCGGACGTGATGACTACGAAGTCACCGGCGGGACGGTAGAATTCAACGGTAAAGATTTACTGGAACTGTCACCGGAAGACCGGGCCGGTGAAGGGATCTTTATGGCATTTCAGTATCCGGTGGAAATCCCCGGGGTCAGTAATCAGTTTTTCCTGCAAACGGCGCTGAATGCGGTGCGCAGCTACCGTGGCGAGGAGTCGCTGGACAGGTTTGACTTCCAGGATCTGATGGAAGAGAAAATCGCGTTGTTGAAGATGCCGGAAGATCTGCTGACGCGTTCGGTAAACGTCGGTTTCTCCGGCGGCGAGAAAAAGCGTAATGACATTTTGCAAATGGCGGTACTGGAGCCTCAACTGTGCATTCTTGACGAGTCGGACTCCGGGCTGGATATCGACGCGCTGAAAATCGTCGCCGATGGCGTGAACTCGCTGCGCGATGGGCAACGTTCATTCATTATCGTCACCCACTATCAGCGCATCCTGGACTATATCAAACCCGATTATGTTCACGTTCTCTACCAGGGGCGAATTGTGAAGTCTGGCGATTTCTCGCTGGTCAAACAACTGGAGGAGCAAGGTTATGGCTGGCTTAGCGAACAGCAGTAA
- the sufA gene encoding Fe-S cluster assembly scaffold SufA produces the protein MELHSGTFNPDDFAWRGLTLTPAAAAHIRELVAKQPDMLGVRLGVKQTGCAGFGYVLDTVREVQKDDLLFETDGARLYVPLQAMPFIDGTEVDFVREGLNQLFKFHNPKAQNECGCGESFGV, from the coding sequence ATGGAATTGCATTCAGGAACATTTAACCCGGACGATTTTGCCTGGCGTGGACTGACGTTAACGCCAGCGGCTGCGGCGCATATCCGCGAGCTGGTAGCAAAGCAACCCGACATGTTGGGCGTGCGTTTAGGCGTGAAGCAAACGGGATGTGCGGGATTCGGCTACGTGCTGGACACCGTCCGCGAGGTCCAAAAAGACGATCTGTTGTTTGAAACGGATGGCGCCAGACTTTATGTGCCGTTACAGGCGATGCCGTTTATCGACGGTACAGAGGTCGATTTCGTTCGCGAAGGATTAAATCAGTTATTTAAATTTCATAACCCGAAAGCCCAGAACGAATGCGGCTGTGGCGAAAGTTTTGGGGTATAG
- the sufD gene encoding Fe-S cluster assembly protein SufD, producing the protein MAGLANSSNVLQQWHHLFETQGETRSHHAQQHLQQMLRLGLPTRKHEDWKYTPLEGLTNSQFVSHVAEITSAQCEALAPAIDAVRLVFVDGQFSPTLSDSAEGSGFEIVVDDVRQTLPAAVQPEVFLHLTESLSRSVTHIQVKRNQRPAKPLLLLHITQGLTGDEVNTAHYRHHLELAEGAEATVIEHYVSLSELRHFTGARLTMNVAANAHLRHIKLAFENSLSHHFAHNDIQLGADATAASHSFLLGAAVLRHNTSTQLNGENTTLRLNSLAMPVKNEVCDTRTWLAHNKGYCNSRQLHKTIVSDKGRAVFNGLINVAQHAIKTDGQMTNNNLLLGRLAEVDTKPQLEIYADDVKCSHGATVGRIDDEQMFYLRSRGIGQQDAQQMILYAFAAELTEALGEETLKQLVLARIAQRLPGGVA; encoded by the coding sequence ATGGCTGGCTTAGCGAACAGCAGTAACGTGCTGCAACAGTGGCATCATCTGTTTGAGACGCAAGGGGAGACGCGCTCGCATCATGCCCAGCAGCATCTGCAACAGATGCTACGTCTGGGACTGCCAACGCGTAAGCATGAGGACTGGAAATACACGCCGCTGGAGGGATTAACCAACAGCCAGTTTGTCAGCCATGTCGCTGAAATAACGTCAGCCCAGTGTGAAGCGTTAGCGCCGGCTATTGATGCTGTCCGACTGGTGTTTGTCGACGGGCAATTCTCTCCGACGCTCAGCGACAGCGCGGAGGGTAGCGGTTTTGAGATTGTCGTTGACGATGTGCGCCAGACGCTGCCTGCGGCTGTACAACCGGAAGTCTTTCTGCACCTGACGGAAAGCCTGTCCCGCAGCGTGACGCACATTCAGGTGAAGCGTAACCAGCGCCCCGCGAAACCGTTGCTGCTGCTGCACATTACTCAGGGACTGACGGGCGATGAGGTAAATACGGCGCACTATCGCCACCATCTGGAGCTGGCGGAAGGCGCAGAAGCCACCGTTATTGAGCATTATGTCAGTCTCAGCGAGCTTCGTCATTTTACCGGTGCGCGCTTAACGATGAACGTCGCGGCGAATGCGCATTTGCGCCATATCAAACTGGCATTTGAGAATTCGCTCAGCCACCATTTCGCCCATAACGATATTCAATTGGGCGCAGATGCCACCGCCGCCAGCCACAGCTTTTTACTCGGTGCTGCGGTGTTGCGCCATAACACCAGCACCCAGCTTAATGGTGAAAACACCACGCTTCGGCTTAACAGCCTGGCGATGCCAGTGAAAAATGAAGTCTGCGATACACGGACCTGGCTTGCGCATAACAAAGGATATTGCAACAGCCGCCAGCTGCATAAAACGATTGTCAGCGATAAGGGCCGGGCGGTATTTAATGGCCTGATCAACGTCGCCCAGCACGCTATTAAAACCGATGGTCAGATGACCAACAATAATTTGCTGCTCGGTAGACTGGCAGAAGTGGACACCAAGCCACAGCTGGAAATCTATGCCGACGACGTGAAATGCAGTCACGGAGCGACGGTAGGGCGGATTGACGATGAGCAGATGTTCTATCTGCGTTCACGCGGGATCGGCCAGCAGGATGCTCAACAAATGATTCTCTATGCGTTTGCCGCTGAGCTAACGGAAGCCCTGGGCGAGGAAACGCTGAAACAATTGGTACTGGCGCGGATCGCCCAACGCTTGCCGGGAGGCGTAGCATGA
- the sufE gene encoding cysteine desulfuration protein SufE — MAALPDKEKLLRNFLRCANWEEKYLYIIELGQRLPALNDDDRNAENSIQGCQSQVWIVMRQNGEGIIELQGDSDAAIVKGLIAVVFILYDRMTAQDIVNFDVRPWFEKMALAQHLTPSRSQGLEAMIRAIRAKAETLS, encoded by the coding sequence ATGGCTGCGCTACCGGACAAAGAAAAGTTGTTGCGTAATTTTCTGCGTTGCGCGAATTGGGAAGAGAAATACCTGTACATTATTGAACTGGGTCAGCGTCTGCCGGCATTAAACGACGACGATCGTAATGCGGAAAATAGCATCCAGGGATGTCAAAGTCAGGTATGGATTGTTATGCGTCAGAATGGCGAAGGTATTATTGAATTACAGGGCGACAGCGATGCGGCAATTGTGAAAGGGCTTATCGCTGTGGTATTCATTCTGTATGACCGCATGACGGCTCAGGATATTGTGAACTTTGATGTGCGTCCGTGGTTTGAAAAAATGGCGCTCGCACAGCATCTCACACCGTCCCGGTCACAGGGGCTGGAGGCGATGATTCGGGCGATTCGCGCCAAAGCTGAAACTCTTAGCTAA
- the sufB gene encoding Fe-S cluster assembly protein SufB, translated as MSRNTEATDDVNTWAGGHLNYKEGFFTQLQTDELAKGINEDVVRAISAKRNEPDWMLEFRLNAFNAWLSMEEPHWLKAHYDKLNYQEYSYYSAPSCGNCDETCASEPGAVQQTGANAFLSKEVEDAFEQLGVPVREGKEVAVDAIFDSVSVATTYRDKLAEQGIIFCSFGEAIHDHPELVKQYLGTVVPGNDNFFAALNAAVASDGTFIYVPKGVRCPMELSTYFRINAEKTGQFERTILVADEGSYVSYIEGCSAPVRDSYQLHAAVVEVIIHKDAEVKYSTVQNWFPGDGNTGGILNFVTKRALCEGENSKMSWTQSETGSAITWKYPSCILRGDNSIGEFYSVALTSGHQQADTGTKMIHIGKNTKSTIISKGISAGHSQNSYRGLVKIMPTATNARNYTQCDSMLIGADCGAHTFPYVECRNNSAQLEHEATTSRIGEDQLFYCLQRGISEEDAISMIVNGFCKDVFSELPLEFAVEAQKLLAISLEHSVG; from the coding sequence ATGTCTCGTAATACTGAAGCAACTGACGATGTCAACACCTGGGCTGGCGGGCACCTTAATTATAAAGAGGGCTTCTTCACCCAACTGCAAACTGATGAGCTGGCGAAAGGGATCAACGAAGATGTCGTGCGTGCGATTTCGGCAAAACGAAATGAACCCGACTGGATGCTGGAATTTCGCCTGAATGCCTTTAACGCATGGCTCTCCATGGAAGAGCCGCACTGGCTGAAAGCGCATTACGACAAACTGAATTACCAGGAGTATAGCTATTACTCCGCGCCGTCCTGCGGCAATTGCGATGAAACCTGCGCATCTGAGCCGGGAGCGGTACAGCAAACGGGGGCGAATGCGTTTTTAAGCAAAGAGGTTGAGGACGCATTTGAACAGCTTGGCGTGCCGGTCCGCGAAGGCAAAGAGGTGGCGGTTGATGCCATTTTTGACTCGGTGTCGGTAGCGACCACCTATCGTGACAAACTGGCGGAACAGGGCATTATTTTCTGTTCGTTCGGTGAGGCGATTCACGATCACCCTGAGCTGGTAAAACAGTATCTGGGCACGGTCGTACCAGGTAATGACAATTTCTTTGCCGCGCTGAATGCGGCGGTGGCATCCGACGGTACGTTTATCTATGTACCGAAAGGTGTGCGTTGCCCAATGGAACTGTCGACCTATTTCCGTATCAATGCGGAAAAAACCGGGCAGTTTGAACGCACCATTCTGGTTGCGGATGAGGGCAGCTACGTCAGCTATATCGAAGGCTGTTCAGCCCCGGTGCGTGACAGCTACCAGCTGCATGCCGCGGTGGTGGAGGTCATCATCCACAAAGATGCCGAAGTGAAATACTCGACCGTACAAAACTGGTTCCCTGGCGATGGTAACACCGGCGGCATTTTAAACTTCGTTACCAAGCGCGCTCTGTGCGAAGGTGAAAACAGCAAAATGTCGTGGACGCAGTCGGAAACCGGCTCAGCCATTACGTGGAAATACCCAAGCTGCATTCTGCGTGGCGACAACTCTATCGGCGAATTCTATTCCGTTGCGCTAACCAGTGGTCACCAGCAGGCCGATACCGGCACCAAGATGATCCACATCGGCAAGAACACCAAATCGACCATTATCTCGAAAGGGATCTCCGCCGGACACAGCCAGAACAGCTATCGCGGTTTGGTGAAGATCATGCCGACCGCCACCAATGCCCGCAACTATACCCAATGCGATTCGATGCTGATCGGCGCGGATTGTGGGGCGCACACCTTCCCGTATGTCGAGTGTCGTAACAATAGCGCCCAGCTTGAGCACGAAGCCACAACGTCGCGTATTGGTGAAGACCAGCTGTTTTACTGCCTGCAGCGCGGCATCAGCGAAGAGGATGCCATTTCGATGATCGTGAATGGTTTCTGTAAAGACGTGTTCTCTGAACTGCCGCTGGAATTTGCCGTGGAAGCGCAAAAACTGCTCGCCATAAGCCTTGAACACAGCGTCGGTTAA